The Pochonia chlamydosporia 170 chromosome 1, whole genome shotgun sequence genome window below encodes:
- a CDS encoding mRNA cleavage and polyadenylation specificity factor complex subunit (similar to Aspergillus flavus NRRL3357 XP_002385407.1) produces the protein MSSNLSVPEQIRQLNDARKLVLGDVKYYPSVVRGLLPIIGPNAHIELRRWGAEFLAEAFSTPALPNGEKETMQLYVLATVESLLENEREDPQVLRSVIQTAASIYPLALRWIINNGYDTVTWDKMLSIKQRILRLWENAVPSVRISCIKFAQRVVLAQTVSTGAEYRHAGTLDVSLDKVPPNHQSLDPRNLEAEASGLLDRMLGVLQESTDALVVDATLNCLSILVRTRPATSSRIINALLSFNPLQLANSPLTPRSKVMIKSMEKTARLLLLHLTKRDPHNPIVPRIHQHIERTMRMVMEVLDDSGRKRPLDAQQHDGYDAKRQRVTGSHIPQIPSLGPGPHSLADIFTLVGHDGLKSFDLSQVPAAMVAKVTVTALSRIDPQLLSKAVDGVRARLTTLANAPAPELNPNTAPLGVDDDDDDYEPDFYQAEDTEQILNKLDGASPSLPSELTALDGGLSLTSFSLPQPPQLTPELALSAGSGTVAKVVDMMKSLEEPAAKKNKAGFIRLAASSGSKDAWMTILTRLATRASTGLEEISVKGEEDESLRQPCLSSNIREVLYNYVMEDFRKHIDVAVSWLCEEWYNDKMQARLGGDHPKNYEKNTLRLINGFLPYLHPQDKILTRFLSEIPELNRAMLSRVKDMCRDPSVTQLALTSLLYLAMMRPPVKELALDTVQDIWTEFEDARPMAGKYLSKYRPGFVEAAEANANRDNSGLESSGTAIAT, from the exons ATGAGCTCCAATCTGTCCGTCCCGGAGCAGATCCGACAGCTCAATGATGCGCGAAAGCTGGTGCTTGGCGATGTTAAGTATTATCCGAGTGTTGTGAGAGGTCTTCTTCCGATCATTGGTCCCAATGCGCACATCGAGCTTCGACGATGGGGGGCCGAGTTTTTGGCAGAGGCGTTTTCAACGCCTGCGCTGCCAAAtggggagaaggagacgatGCAGTTGTACGTGCTGGCGACCGTGGAGTCGCTTCTGGAGAATGAGAGGGAGGACCCTCAGGTTTTGCGGAGTGTTATTCAGACAGCAGCCAGTATTTACCCGCTTGCATTGCGGTGGAT AATAAATAACGGATACGATACGGTCACATGGGACAAGATGTTGAGCATTAAACAGAGAATACTGCGACTATGGGAAAACGCAGTCCCTTCGGTGCGAATCAGCTGTATAAAGTTCGCCCAAAGAGTCGTTCTTGCGCAGACCGTCTCAACGGGTGCTGAATATCGA CATGCTGGAACTCTTGATGTCTCACTAGACAAGGTTCCCCCTAATCATCAGTCGCTCGATCCTAGAAATCTCGAGGCTGAAGCTTCCGGACTTCTTGATCGTATGCTTGGCGTTTTACAGGAGAGCAC TGACGCTCTCGTTGTTGACGCTACACTCAACTGTCTGTCAATCCTTGTACGAACCAGACCTGCGACTTCCAGCCGAATTATCAACGCCCTTCTTAGCTTCAACCCCCTACAATTAGCAAACTCTCCATTGACACCGAGGAGTAAAGTCATGATAAAGTCCATGGAGAAGACTGCGAGATTATTACTTTTGCATCTCACCAAGCGGGATCCTCATAATCCCATTGTACCGAGgatacaccaacacattgAACGTACCATgcgcatggtgatggaagtCTTGGACGACTCTGGCAGAAAGCGACCACTAGATGCTCAACAACATGACGGCTATGACGCCAAACGACAGCGAGTAACTGGGTCACATATCCCACAAATCCCATCCCTTGGGCCTGGGCCACACAGCTTGGCCGATATATTTACACTCGTAGGCCACGATGGTTTAAAGTCGTTTGACTTGTCACAGGTCCCGGCTGCCATGGTAGCAAAGGTTACTGTCACTGCATTGTCACGAATAGACCCTCAATTATTGTCCAAGGCCGTTGACGGCGTTCGGGCAAGGCTGACTACATTAGCTAATGCTCCCGCTCCGGAATTAAACCCCAATACTGCGCCGCTGGGtgtcgatgacgacgatgacgactATGAACCTGATTTCTATCAAGCGGAAGATACCGAGCAAATTCTGAACAAGCTGGACGGTGCATCGCCATCACTACCCTCGGAACTGACTGCTCTGGATGGCGGACTGTCCCTTACATCATTCAGCTTACCCCAACCGCCCCAGCTTACACCAGAATTGGCGCTGAGCGCTGGAAGCGGAACCGTAGCAAAGGTGGTTGACATGATGAAATCACTGGAGGAACCCGCcgcgaagaagaacaaagcCGGTTTCATCCGATTGGCAGCCAGCTCAGGGAGCAAAGATGCCTGGATGACCATATTGACTCGACTTGCAACACGAGCTTCCACTGGATTGGAGGAAATTTCTGTCAaaggagaggaagacgaaTCATTACGACAACCGTGTCTAAGCAGCAATATTCGAGAAGTCCTGTATAACTACGTCATGGAGGATTTTCGAAAACATATCGATGTCGCTGTGTCATGGCTCTGTGAGGAGTGGTATAATGACAAAATGCAAGCTCGATTGGGCGGCGATCACCCAAAGAATTACGAGAAGAATACATTGCGACTGATAAATGGGTTTCTTCCGTACCTACACCCGCAAGACAAGATCTTGACAAGATTCCTAAGCGAAATACCGGAGCTTAATCGTGCAATGCTTTCTAGAGTCAAGGACATGTGTCGGGACCCTAGCGTCACGCAACTGGCCCTGACGAGTTTGCTGTATCTGGCGATGATGCGACCTCCTGTGAAAGAACTAGCCCTCGACACTGTACAGGATATTTGGACGGAAT TCGAGGATGCCAGACCAATGGCGGGCAAGTACTTGTCCAAGTACCGGCCTGGATTCGTGGAGGCGGCCgaagccaatgccaacagaGACAACTCCGGTTTGGAATCGTCAGGAACGGCCATTGCAACATAA